The following proteins are encoded in a genomic region of Arachis ipaensis cultivar K30076 chromosome B02, Araip1.1, whole genome shotgun sequence:
- the LOC110267550 gene encoding uncharacterized protein LOC110267550, whose product MCHKEPSAVVHFETMPAYQGDDLVGDIRVLHRVFWSYYPCIRAFRHCKPIVQVDGTHLYGKYKGCLLVAVSQDGNNNIVPIAFAIVEGETSEAWHFFLSNLRQHVVTRDGVGLISDRHESINAAVERSNRAWSPPRAFHTFCIRHIESNFLRKFKAPHLQKLVVNIGYSRTVREYEVRYQRLRDRGEAYTNWLNRIPREQYALAFDGGYRWGHMTTNLVECINSVLKGARNLPITALVKATFYRLNELFTRKRAEAEARINAGHVFSEIVTSKLHANQLASGNIQVSCFDRQNEVFEVREMPSGLEFAVDLCSLQCDCGEFQVDRIPCRHVFACCANQRLDWRHYVHDVYKMDQVRRVYRAWFRPLGNPTTWPPYNGPRFIPNPYLRRVTKGRPRMTRFLNEMDTRMLHRPRRCTLCGAEGHSRSRCRRSVSSNTNRDAP is encoded by the exons atgtgtcacaaGGAGCCATCAGCTGTTGTCcattttgagactatgcctgCATATCAAGGCGATGACTTGGTGGGTGACATTCGGGTACTGCATCGTGTATTTTGGAGTTATTACCCTTGTATTAGGGCATTCAGACATTGTAAGCCAATTGTCCAGGTGGATGGGACTCACTTGTACGGAAAGTATAAGGGTTGTCTGCTTGTGGCTGTTTCACAGGATGGCAACAACAATATCGTCCCGATTGCGTTTGCTATTGTTGAGGGAGAGACTTCTGAGGCATGGCATTTTTTTCTTAGTAACCTCCGTCAACATGTTGTTACTCGGGATGGAGTGGGTCTAATATCTGACAGGCACGAGTCCATCAATGCAGCTGTGGAACGTAGTAACAGAGCTTGGTCACCTCCTAGAGCTTTTCATACGTTTTGCATCAGGCATATAGAGTCTAATTTTCTGAGAAAGTTCAAGGCACCGCACCTCCAAAAATTGGTCGTTAACATCG GATATTCCAGGACGGTGCGTGAGTACGAAGTGCGTTACCAGCGGTTAAGGGACCGCGGCGAGGCGTACACAAACTGGTTAAACCGAATTCCTCGCGAACAGTACGCATTGGCCTTTGATGGCGGGTACCGATggggtcacatgacgacgaatcTAGTGGAGTGCATCAACTCAGTTttgaagggtgcacgcaatctTCCTATTACTGCTCTTGTGAAGGCAACATTCTACAGGCTAAATGAGTTGTTCACCCGTAAAAGAGCTGAGGCGGAAGCCCGGATCAATGCTGGCCATGTGTTTTCTGAGATAGTGACATCGAAGTTGCATGCAAACCAACTTGCATCAGGAAACATCCAGGTTAGTTGTTTTGACCGCCAGAATGAGGTCTTTGAGGTTCGTGAGATGCCAAGTGGACTGGAGTTTGCAGTTGATCTATGTAGCCTTCAATGTGACTGTGGTGAGTTTCAGGTGGACCGGATTCCCTGCAGACATGTGTTCGCATGTTGTGCCAACCAGCGACTGGATTGGCGACACTATGTTCATGATGTGTATAAGATGGATCAAGTGCGGCGGGTGTACCGAGCATGGTTTAGGCCACTAGGTAATCCCACTACATGGCCTCCTTACAACGGACCTCGGTTCATACCGAATCCGTACTTGCGACGGGTGACAAAAGGTCGCCCAAGGATGACGCGCTTTCTGAATGAGATGGACACGAGGATGTTACATCGTCCAAGGCGATGTACTCTATGTGGTGCTGAGGGACATAGTCGAAGCAGATGCCGTCGGTCAGTTAGTTCAAATACCAACAGAGATGCCCCCTAG